The Pseudarthrobacter sp. NS4 genome includes a window with the following:
- the rpsT gene encoding 30S ribosomal protein S20 yields the protein MANIKSQKKRILTNEKARLRNNAVKSELKTAIRAVNTAVESTDKDAAATALVTASRKLDKAVSKGVLHKNNAANRKSAISKKVNAL from the coding sequence GTGGCGAATATCAAGTCCCAGAAGAAGCGCATCCTCACCAACGAGAAGGCACGCCTGCGCAACAACGCAGTCAAGTCCGAGCTGAAGACGGCCATCCGCGCCGTCAACACCGCCGTTGAGTCCACGGACAAGGATGCAGCTGCTACTGCCCTGGTTACTGCCAGCCGCAAGCTGGACAAGGCTGTCAGCAAGGGTGTTCTGCACAAGAACAACGCAGCGAACCGCAAGTCGGCGATCTCCAAGAAGGTCAACGCACTGTAA
- the holA gene encoding DNA polymerase III subunit delta, with product MDTIRAKVRAAAPDVEVSRIDAAGYEAGTLLMQVSPSLFGESKLIEVEGLESMNDAFLADALRYVDHTEPDAVLVLRHAGGARGKKLLDAVKKGGWPVVDCQPLKKDADKMAFVSTEFKASGRRIEQEAVHALVNAVGANLSELAAACSQLIADAGTAVTAEVVDRYYGGRIEATAFKVADAAMAGNGPLALSTLRHALATGADPVPLVAALAAKLRTVARVAGASGSAAQIAAELGMQPWLVEQAQRDVRRWTPEGLVRSIQATAEADAQVKGLSRDPVYAVEHAVTVIAMSVQGR from the coding sequence ATGGACACCATCCGCGCGAAGGTCCGGGCAGCGGCACCGGATGTGGAAGTGAGCCGCATCGATGCTGCAGGCTATGAAGCGGGAACGTTGCTGATGCAGGTCAGTCCATCGCTCTTCGGGGAAAGCAAACTGATCGAGGTCGAAGGTCTCGAATCAATGAACGACGCCTTCCTCGCAGATGCGCTTCGGTACGTGGACCACACGGAACCGGATGCCGTCCTGGTCCTGCGGCACGCCGGGGGAGCGCGTGGCAAGAAGCTCCTCGACGCCGTCAAAAAAGGCGGCTGGCCCGTAGTGGACTGCCAGCCCCTCAAGAAGGACGCCGACAAAATGGCGTTCGTCTCCACTGAATTCAAAGCCTCCGGACGGCGTATTGAGCAGGAAGCCGTCCATGCGCTTGTCAACGCCGTCGGGGCCAATCTTTCCGAACTGGCCGCGGCATGCAGCCAACTGATCGCCGACGCGGGAACCGCAGTGACTGCCGAGGTTGTGGACCGATACTACGGCGGCCGGATTGAAGCCACGGCCTTCAAAGTGGCTGATGCCGCGATGGCGGGAAACGGGCCGCTGGCGCTCTCCACGCTCCGCCATGCCCTCGCCACGGGCGCCGACCCCGTTCCGCTGGTGGCTGCCCTGGCAGCGAAGCTCAGGACAGTGGCCCGGGTTGCCGGAGCATCGGGATCGGCCGCCCAGATCGCCGCGGAACTGGGGATGCAGCCCTGGCTGGTGGAGCAGGCGCAGCGTGACGTCCGCCGCTGGACCCCGGAGGGGCTCGTCCGGTCCATCCAGGCAACCGCCGAGGCTGACGCCCAGGTCAAGGGACTGTCCCGCGATCCGGTGTACGCCGTGGAACACGCCGTGACCGTGATAGCGATGTCCGTGCAGGGCAGGTAA
- a CDS encoding ComEC/Rec2 family competence protein: MGNSAGWRGTSPWSRYVESAVKGGSSEAAGVELGGARDDLPLPARDAAAQDPRDMRQEWPALRLARACRGNFHEYRDRASGYVRKRAGGKGGGSGNDAGSEVRRRRTDVRLALPAAMVWGASIAGLWLPPSVLVVMCFGLSALAVLVLARLSLASRAVRPRGRRSFPATAAVACLLAAAAAAHSSVASSQRFDGPLAAAIASGKSVVAVVEVAGAPRALDAPGEAGQATRWALPVVTGEVTTGGVLLRTRAQLVVMGGGAWGTLVPGQTVRATGKLRPADPGRPEAGTLAASSAPGKPVGGSKLLAAAKDLRTRFVDASAFLPPDAAGLLPGMVTGDTSALDQGLENAMKAVGMTHLTAVSGANCSLVLGAVLLACRRFRLPRIPAAIVALTGLGLFVVLVGPDASVLRAALMGAVAVAALAGGRSGRGLSFLCLAVMGLLLTDPGLGGSFGFLLSVLATLGIIVLGRRMIDWTPAAIPRWAAAAVAVPLSAQLLCGPVIVLLQPQFSTYSLLANVVASPLVAPVTLLGTAAVPLVVLAPWPATILIAVAGTFSAGVAGTARIAAQLPGSTLAWPEGVPGMLSMLLLSVLTGAVVWAAARPLRAVQLVLACHQRAVLLLEVLERRMTAARHRCSFDRGPGRGRLGYSTKLSGRNPRWPPRKSEQPVPRRRTQPPGATLTRPPSSWSAGPRNTWGSGQWTPSARRSGQRHRMWK; this comes from the coding sequence TTGGGTAACAGCGCAGGGTGGCGGGGAACCAGTCCCTGGAGCCGCTACGTCGAGTCTGCCGTCAAGGGTGGGTCCAGTGAAGCTGCAGGCGTTGAGCTGGGCGGGGCCAGGGACGACCTCCCGCTGCCTGCCCGGGATGCCGCTGCGCAGGATCCAAGAGACATGCGTCAGGAATGGCCGGCGCTCCGGCTCGCGCGGGCGTGCCGCGGAAACTTCCATGAATACCGCGACAGGGCTTCCGGGTATGTGCGGAAGCGTGCCGGCGGGAAGGGCGGGGGAAGCGGTAACGACGCCGGCAGTGAAGTACGGAGGCGCCGTACAGACGTGCGCCTCGCGTTGCCGGCCGCGATGGTCTGGGGTGCGTCCATCGCGGGACTGTGGTTGCCGCCGTCTGTTTTGGTGGTGATGTGTTTCGGTTTGTCCGCCCTGGCGGTACTCGTGCTGGCACGCCTCTCCCTGGCATCACGGGCTGTCCGGCCACGGGGCAGGCGAAGCTTTCCCGCCACCGCTGCTGTCGCCTGCCTGCTGGCCGCTGCCGCCGCAGCACATTCGTCCGTGGCGTCCAGCCAGCGGTTTGACGGCCCGCTTGCCGCAGCCATAGCCTCCGGTAAGTCCGTTGTCGCCGTCGTCGAGGTGGCCGGGGCGCCGCGCGCCCTCGACGCGCCCGGAGAGGCCGGGCAGGCGACACGCTGGGCCCTGCCGGTGGTGACCGGGGAGGTAACCACGGGCGGCGTGTTGCTCCGGACGCGGGCACAGTTGGTTGTCATGGGCGGCGGCGCCTGGGGCACCCTGGTTCCCGGACAGACCGTGCGCGCCACCGGAAAGCTTCGTCCCGCTGACCCGGGACGGCCGGAAGCAGGCACGCTTGCTGCGTCATCCGCCCCTGGGAAGCCCGTCGGCGGGTCCAAGCTGTTGGCGGCGGCCAAGGATTTACGGACCCGTTTTGTGGATGCCTCGGCCTTTCTGCCGCCAGATGCCGCTGGCTTGCTGCCCGGAATGGTCACCGGGGATACAAGCGCCCTGGACCAGGGGCTCGAAAACGCGATGAAGGCGGTGGGCATGACCCATCTGACGGCCGTCAGTGGAGCCAACTGCAGCCTGGTTCTGGGTGCTGTGCTGCTGGCCTGCCGGCGGTTCCGCCTGCCCCGTATTCCGGCGGCCATCGTTGCCCTTACCGGGCTGGGCCTGTTCGTGGTCCTTGTCGGCCCGGATGCGAGCGTCCTGCGGGCAGCCCTGATGGGGGCGGTGGCCGTTGCCGCTCTGGCGGGCGGCCGATCCGGGCGGGGGTTGAGCTTCCTCTGCCTGGCGGTCATGGGCCTGCTCCTGACGGACCCCGGGCTGGGCGGCAGTTTCGGGTTCCTGCTGTCCGTTCTCGCGACGCTAGGGATCATCGTCCTGGGACGGCGAATGATCGATTGGACGCCCGCGGCCATTCCCCGCTGGGCAGCGGCGGCAGTGGCCGTCCCATTATCGGCCCAGCTTCTGTGCGGGCCGGTCATTGTGCTGCTGCAGCCCCAGTTCTCCACGTATTCGCTCCTGGCCAACGTGGTCGCCTCGCCCCTGGTGGCCCCGGTTACGCTGCTGGGGACGGCGGCTGTTCCACTCGTAGTCCTGGCACCGTGGCCAGCCACCATACTCATCGCGGTGGCGGGAACCTTCAGCGCAGGTGTTGCCGGTACGGCCCGGATCGCCGCACAGCTTCCCGGCTCCACGCTTGCCTGGCCGGAGGGTGTGCCCGGGATGCTGTCCATGCTCCTTCTCTCGGTGCTGACAGGTGCTGTGGTGTGGGCAGCGGCAAGGCCCCTGCGGGCAGTACAACTGGTACTGGCCTGCCACCAGCGCGCAGTACTGCTCCTTGAAGTGCTGGAGCGGCGCATGACCGCCGCCCGGCACCGCTGCAGCTTTGACCGCGGCCCCGGACGTGGCAGGCTGGGATACTCCACAAAACTTTCCGGAAGGAACCCCCGATGGCCGCCGCGCAAAAGCGAGCAACCCGTGCCCCGGCGTCGAACACAGCCACCTGGCGCGACGTTAACCCGGCCGCCGTCGTCCTGGTCAGCGGGCCCGAGGAATACCTGGGGATCAGGGCAATGGACACCATCCGCGCGAAGGTCCGGGCAGCGGCACCGGATGTGGAAGTGA
- a CDS encoding helix-hairpin-helix domain-containing protein — protein sequence MSRRVDGAAGHKARHARDRLQATLGTGPRGLLLEGDGEQAFVYRGPEEPAPPGPEGQSAGHGGGDLESAGVTMSGPALRWRLGLRVAILLGILAITAGAVFWWQTASGRPEILPLGGSGPGSSAAADASVSPDGDAGEVSGQDENVGQPRGAGEPDATGPSPGDSAAGSVVVHVAGAVSAPGVVRLPAGSRLHEAIAAVGGGTPDADLNSLNLALVVEDAQKIHVPRRGEATPGGPEAEGTPGAGAGAGGAAGTRTGSKININTADAAELDALPKVGPVLAQRIVDWRTEHGAFKSIEELDAVDGVGPKMLEALLPLVTV from the coding sequence ATGTCACGCAGGGTTGATGGAGCAGCAGGTCACAAGGCGCGCCATGCCAGGGACAGGCTGCAGGCCACCCTGGGGACCGGCCCGCGGGGTCTCCTGCTGGAGGGCGACGGGGAGCAGGCGTTCGTATACCGCGGGCCCGAAGAACCTGCGCCGCCGGGCCCCGAAGGGCAGTCGGCCGGGCACGGCGGAGGGGACCTGGAATCCGCGGGCGTAACAATGAGTGGTCCGGCGCTGCGGTGGCGGCTGGGCCTGCGTGTTGCAATACTCCTTGGAATCCTTGCCATTACTGCGGGGGCCGTTTTCTGGTGGCAGACTGCGTCCGGCCGGCCGGAAATCCTGCCGCTGGGCGGGAGTGGCCCGGGCAGTTCTGCAGCGGCCGATGCTTCCGTGTCGCCGGACGGGGATGCGGGTGAGGTTAGCGGGCAGGACGAAAATGTTGGGCAGCCAAGAGGTGCCGGGGAACCCGACGCTACCGGGCCTTCCCCGGGTGATTCAGCCGCCGGCTCCGTGGTGGTCCACGTGGCAGGTGCCGTCTCCGCGCCCGGTGTGGTCCGGCTGCCGGCAGGAAGCCGCCTCCATGAGGCTATTGCAGCCGTCGGGGGCGGGACGCCGGATGCCGACCTGAACAGCCTCAACCTTGCACTTGTTGTCGAGGACGCCCAGAAAATCCATGTCCCCCGGCGCGGTGAAGCGACACCGGGCGGACCGGAAGCTGAAGGGACGCCAGGTGCAGGGGCAGGCGCCGGTGGGGCAGCAGGCACACGAACGGGTTCGAAGATCAACATCAACACCGCGGACGCCGCGGAACTCGATGCCCTGCCCAAGGTAGGCCCCGTCCTGGCCCAGCGGATTGTGGACTGGCGCACGGAACACGGTGCCTTCAAGAGCATCGAGGAACTGGACGCCGTAGACGGGGTGGGGCCCAAAATGCTTGAAGCATTGTTGCCCCTGGTGACGGTGTGA
- a CDS encoding DegV family protein, producing MPERNAAAWPWFRARLAGLRPAPKPGTGVVRTAVVTDSAAALPADWLSGLEAEGLLRIIPMPVMVGTDIYGEGEDDILETIALALAAGTPVKTSRPSPGQFEQAYRAARRQGYEAVVSVHISGELSGTADAARLAAARVDIPVEVVDSLTVGMALGMAVQAGVAAAAAGADPATVAAAAAGQAARTKVYFYVPSLEQLRRGGRIGAAASLLGTMLAIKPILAVDGGRIVPLEKVRSAAKAVARLEEIVAAEAQARPGQSIRLAVHHFGNHDEAESLAGRLAAALPNCPPAQISSLPAVLAAHAGLGVLAVIIGQDTAVAGIVPGPLST from the coding sequence TTGCCCGAGAGAAATGCCGCCGCCTGGCCCTGGTTCCGCGCGCGCCTGGCGGGCCTCCGCCCCGCACCCAAGCCAGGAACCGGCGTCGTACGGACGGCGGTGGTGACCGACTCTGCTGCTGCCCTCCCCGCGGACTGGCTGTCCGGGCTGGAGGCAGAAGGACTGCTCAGGATCATCCCCATGCCCGTCATGGTGGGGACGGATATTTATGGCGAGGGTGAAGACGACATCCTCGAGACCATCGCGCTGGCCCTGGCAGCGGGGACGCCCGTCAAGACGTCCCGGCCCTCCCCGGGCCAGTTCGAGCAGGCGTACCGTGCCGCCCGCCGGCAGGGGTACGAGGCTGTGGTCTCCGTCCACATCTCCGGGGAGCTTTCGGGGACGGCGGACGCGGCCCGCCTCGCGGCTGCCCGGGTGGATATTCCCGTTGAAGTGGTCGACTCGCTGACCGTTGGAATGGCCTTGGGCATGGCCGTCCAGGCCGGAGTGGCCGCGGCGGCAGCCGGAGCCGACCCGGCCACAGTGGCCGCTGCAGCAGCAGGCCAGGCAGCCCGGACCAAAGTCTATTTCTACGTTCCCAGCCTCGAGCAGCTTCGCCGCGGTGGACGGATTGGTGCCGCAGCATCCCTGCTTGGCACCATGCTTGCCATCAAGCCCATCCTCGCGGTCGACGGCGGCAGGATCGTCCCGCTGGAAAAGGTGCGCTCAGCAGCCAAGGCAGTGGCACGCCTGGAGGAGATTGTCGCCGCCGAGGCCCAGGCCCGTCCCGGCCAGTCCATCCGTTTGGCCGTCCACCACTTCGGCAATCATGACGAAGCTGAAAGCCTGGCCGGCAGGCTTGCGGCGGCGCTGCCCAACTGCCCGCCTGCCCAGATCAGTTCCCTGCCCGCCGTGCTGGCCGCGCATGCCGGACTGGGAGTCCTCGCCGTCATCATCGGGCAGGACACGGCTGTGGCCGGGATTGTGCCCGGACCTCTGTCCACATAG
- the leuS gene encoding leucine--tRNA ligase translates to MGVQPETETGTAATVAADGPEEGTYSFTAMEAKWPQVWEDLKVFTPVDDGSRERRYVLDMFPYPSGDLHMGHAEAFAMGDVVARYLRQQGYDVLHPIGWDSFGLPAENAAIKRNAHPSEWTYANIDTQAASFKRYAISADWSRRLHTSDPEYYRWTQWLFKRFYERGLAYRKDSPVNWCPKDQTVLANEQVVNGACERCGTTVTKKSLNQWYFKITEYADRLLDDMEQLRGHWPERVLAMQKNWIGRSEGAHVNFVIEADGGKPAKEVTVFTTRPDTLYGATFFVVAADAPLAVELVTDEHAAALEDYREQVKALTEIERQSTEREKTGVFTGRYAINPLNDEKLPVWAADYVLADYGTGAIMAVPAHDQRDLDFARTFDLPVRAVLDTGGEDPAVSGTATAGEGTLINSGELNGLPKAEAIPAAIAILERQGTGEKFVNFRLRDWLLSRQRFWGTPIPIIHCPSCGEVAVPDEQLPVTLPSDLRGEDLSPKGTSPLAAAEAWVNVECPTCHGPAKRDTDTMDTFVDSSWYFLRFVSPHYTEGPFDPQKINDWMPVGQYVGGVEHAILHLLYARFFTKVINDLGMIEANEPFTALLNQGQVLNGGKAMSKSLGNGVDLGEQLDKYGVDAVRLTMIFASPPEDDVDWADVSPSGSAKFLARAWRLAQDVASAPGTDAAGGDRTLRSATHRTIADAAELLDANKFNVVVAKLMELVNATRKAIDSGAGGTDPAVREAAEAVAVILSLFAPYTAEDMWNVLGHPASVANAGWPRHDPSLLVQDTVTAVVQVQGKVRDRLDVSPDVSEDRLRELALASENVQRALDGRGIRTVIVRAPKLVNIVPA, encoded by the coding sequence GTGGGCGTTCAGCCGGAGACAGAGACCGGAACAGCAGCAACAGTGGCAGCGGATGGGCCCGAGGAGGGCACGTACAGCTTCACGGCCATGGAGGCCAAATGGCCCCAGGTGTGGGAAGACCTGAAGGTCTTCACCCCTGTCGACGACGGATCGCGGGAACGCCGCTACGTGCTGGACATGTTCCCCTACCCGTCAGGTGACCTGCACATGGGCCACGCTGAGGCGTTCGCCATGGGCGACGTCGTGGCCCGCTACCTGCGCCAGCAGGGTTACGATGTGCTCCACCCGATTGGCTGGGACTCCTTCGGGCTGCCTGCCGAGAACGCCGCCATCAAGCGCAATGCCCACCCCAGCGAGTGGACCTACGCGAACATCGACACCCAGGCTGCGTCCTTCAAGCGATACGCCATCTCGGCTGACTGGTCGCGCCGGCTGCACACCTCCGACCCGGAGTACTACCGATGGACGCAGTGGCTCTTCAAGCGCTTCTACGAGCGCGGCCTGGCGTACCGGAAGGACTCGCCGGTCAACTGGTGCCCCAAGGACCAGACCGTCCTGGCCAACGAGCAGGTTGTCAACGGAGCCTGCGAACGCTGCGGCACCACCGTCACCAAGAAGTCGCTCAACCAGTGGTACTTCAAGATCACCGAATACGCCGACCGCCTGCTCGATGACATGGAACAGCTGCGCGGCCACTGGCCCGAGCGCGTCCTGGCGATGCAGAAAAACTGGATCGGCCGCTCCGAAGGTGCCCACGTCAACTTCGTGATTGAGGCCGACGGCGGCAAGCCCGCCAAAGAGGTCACGGTCTTCACCACCCGCCCCGACACCCTGTACGGCGCCACGTTCTTTGTGGTTGCCGCGGATGCACCGCTGGCCGTGGAGCTCGTCACCGACGAACACGCCGCTGCCCTGGAGGATTACCGCGAGCAGGTCAAGGCGCTCACGGAAATCGAGCGCCAGTCCACTGAACGCGAAAAGACCGGCGTCTTCACCGGCCGCTACGCAATCAACCCGCTGAACGATGAGAAGCTGCCCGTCTGGGCCGCCGACTACGTCCTGGCTGACTACGGCACCGGCGCCATCATGGCCGTTCCCGCCCACGACCAGCGGGACCTCGACTTCGCCCGTACCTTCGACCTGCCAGTACGGGCGGTGCTCGATACCGGCGGGGAGGATCCGGCTGTCTCCGGAACCGCCACAGCCGGGGAGGGCACCCTGATCAACTCAGGCGAGCTCAACGGCCTGCCCAAGGCGGAAGCCATCCCGGCCGCGATCGCCATCCTGGAGCGCCAGGGCACGGGAGAGAAGTTCGTGAACTTCCGGCTGCGCGACTGGCTGCTCAGCCGCCAGCGGTTCTGGGGCACGCCCATCCCGATCATCCACTGCCCGTCCTGCGGCGAGGTGGCGGTCCCGGATGAGCAGTTGCCCGTGACGCTGCCCTCGGACCTGCGCGGTGAGGACCTGTCGCCGAAGGGCACCTCGCCCCTGGCGGCAGCTGAAGCCTGGGTGAACGTCGAATGCCCCACCTGCCACGGCCCCGCCAAGCGCGACACGGACACCATGGACACCTTCGTGGACTCGTCCTGGTACTTCCTGCGTTTCGTCTCGCCCCACTACACCGAGGGCCCCTTTGATCCCCAGAAGATCAACGACTGGATGCCCGTGGGCCAGTACGTAGGAGGGGTGGAGCATGCCATCCTGCACCTGCTGTATGCCCGTTTCTTCACCAAGGTCATCAACGACCTTGGAATGATCGAAGCGAACGAGCCCTTCACTGCCCTCCTCAACCAGGGCCAGGTGCTCAACGGCGGCAAGGCCATGAGCAAGTCCCTGGGCAACGGCGTGGACCTGGGCGAGCAGCTGGACAAGTACGGTGTGGACGCCGTGCGCCTGACCATGATCTTCGCCTCCCCGCCCGAGGACGACGTGGACTGGGCCGACGTTTCCCCGTCCGGCTCCGCCAAGTTCCTTGCCCGCGCCTGGCGCCTGGCACAGGACGTGGCCAGCGCTCCCGGCACGGACGCCGCCGGTGGGGACCGGACGCTGCGCTCCGCCACCCACCGCACTATCGCGGACGCCGCGGAACTGCTGGACGCCAACAAGTTCAACGTTGTGGTGGCCAAGCTGATGGAGCTGGTCAACGCCACCCGCAAGGCCATCGACTCCGGTGCCGGCGGCACCGATCCGGCAGTCCGGGAAGCAGCCGAAGCCGTGGCTGTCATCCTCAGCCTCTTTGCGCCCTACACCGCAGAGGACATGTGGAACGTCCTGGGCCACCCTGCATCCGTCGCGAACGCCGGCTGGCCCCGGCACGACCCCTCCCTGCTCGTGCAGGACACGGTCACCGCCGTTGTCCAGGTGCAGGGCAAGGTCCGGGACAGGCTCGACGTTTCCCCGGACGTTTCCGAAGACCGGCTGCGCGAACTGGCGCTGGCCTCGGAGAACGTGCAGCGTGCCCTGGACGGCCGCGGCATCCGCACGGTCATCGTCCGCGCACCTAAACTGGTGAACATCGTCCCGGCCTAG